A window from Sus scrofa isolate TJ Tabasco breed Duroc chromosome 2, Sscrofa11.1, whole genome shotgun sequence encodes these proteins:
- the LOC100524239 gene encoding cytochrome b-c1 complex subunit 10: MLSRFLGPRYRELARNWIPTASMWGAVGAVGLVWATDWRLILDWVPYINGKFKKED, from the exons ATGCTGAGCAGGTTCCTGGGTCCGCGCTACCGCGAGCTGGCCAGAAACTG GATTCCCACGGCCAGCATGTGGGGTGCTGTGGGTGCCGTGGGGCTGGTATGGGCCACTGACTGGCGGCTGATTCTGGATTGGGTGCCCTACATCAATGGCAAGTTTAAGAAGGAAGATTAA